A region of Nostoc sp. 'Peltigera membranacea cyanobiont' N6 DNA encodes the following proteins:
- a CDS encoding late competence development ComFB family protein encodes MSIEKIVEQALQDGYLTPAMEAEVGRICDNASELSIEEYMALDRLMGALLTGEVVAVPRKQFINVMEELVLTEAIARVAEIEATSESSLDVGDIAAYALNRLPPLYATTEEGASFQRQTALAQLQDLISQQVSEAINRYLDRPNFFPERQALGKNTGNEVVRQVSALLQTYAPNFEQKL; translated from the coding sequence ATGAGTATCGAAAAAATTGTAGAACAAGCTCTCCAGGATGGTTATTTGACACCAGCAATGGAAGCAGAAGTTGGTAGAATCTGTGACAACGCCTCGGAACTCTCAATTGAAGAGTATATGGCGCTGGATCGGCTTATGGGAGCGCTATTGACTGGTGAGGTAGTGGCGGTACCTCGTAAACAATTTATTAACGTTATGGAAGAATTGGTACTGACAGAAGCGATCGCGCGAGTTGCAGAAATTGAAGCCACCAGCGAAAGTTCTCTAGATGTCGGCGATATTGCTGCTTACGCCCTCAATCGGCTACCACCTTTGTATGCTACTACAGAAGAAGGTGCTAGCTTTCAGCGCCAAACTGCCCTGGCACAACTACAAGACTTAATTTCTCAGCAAGTAAGCGAGGCGATTAACCGTTATCTGGATCGACCCAATTTCTTCCCCGAACGGCAAGCTTTAGGCAAAAACACTGGCAATGAGGTTGTACGCCAAGTTAGTGCCTTACTCCAAACATACGCACCTAATTTTGAGCAAAAATTATAA
- a CDS encoding pentapeptide repeat-containing protein, which produces MSTYLSQVWQLLRNYVRDISLQEMPKKTSVETEVVLPLEKSIKEPDKSVKFTQDNLQEDLWSQRLQESLEKWTILRSDLTSKIGDRISDTVPSDFCLRGGISVFHCRHRQMHEEIYDLLGNGALKPEIVNQIIQFIVANQKISPEILFWRLEDFYRRWCQGEFIDGTPDDNLPQKTRAKLAAQNIAIGLRQVDIYTGLNVLILLLELHRYAQGQDELKQKITFYPSAQPDTDNFFTSQLLRVINYSDALEIGNFSSIVGQFLKGGNFRSAYLGDANLTGADFSGADLSLAYLGDANLTGVNFIGANLSGANLGDANLSGANLSGANLSGADLSSTNLSGANLSCANLSRADLNRADLSSTNLSHADLSRADLNRADLSSTNLSHADLSNAILFGANLSEANLSSVNLNHADLCRADLSGADLSHAILNGTNLSDTILFSTNLSNAILIAADLSYAKLNGAKLNNARLNGAMFLGADLSGVDLSRVTLNEADLSGVILSEADLSGADLTDAILFGTDFSYANLNSANLSGSNLSGAILNGANLSNSNLNYAILGGADLSDANMEKMTWGKKQQWEGVRGLETAVNVPEALKEELGLN; this is translated from the coding sequence ATGTCAACATATTTATCTCAAGTCTGGCAACTGCTGAGAAATTATGTGAGGGATATAAGTTTACAAGAGATGCCAAAGAAGACATCTGTGGAAACTGAAGTAGTTTTACCTCTAGAAAAAAGTATTAAAGAACCAGACAAAAGCGTTAAATTTACTCAAGATAATTTGCAGGAAGATTTATGGTCTCAAAGACTGCAAGAAAGTTTAGAAAAATGGACAATACTAAGGAGCGATTTGACTTCTAAGATAGGCGATCGCATATCGGACACCGTACCATCGGATTTTTGCTTGAGAGGGGGCATAAGCGTATTCCATTGTAGACATCGCCAGATGCATGAAGAGATTTATGATTTACTGGGCAATGGAGCGCTGAAACCAGAAATAGTCAATCAAATAATCCAATTTATTGTGGCTAATCAAAAAATTAGTCCAGAAATACTTTTCTGGCGGCTAGAAGATTTTTATCGTCGCTGGTGTCAGGGAGAATTTATCGATGGGACACCAGATGATAACCTACCTCAGAAGACAAGAGCAAAACTAGCGGCACAAAATATTGCGATCGGGTTGAGACAGGTAGACATATATACAGGGCTGAACGTACTGATTTTATTGTTAGAGTTACACCGCTATGCCCAAGGGCAAGATGAACTCAAACAAAAAATCACCTTCTATCCATCCGCTCAACCCGATACAGACAATTTTTTCACATCCCAACTGCTACGGGTCATAAACTATAGTGATGCCCTAGAAATTGGCAATTTTAGCAGTATAGTCGGGCAATTTCTCAAAGGCGGTAACTTTCGCAGTGCTTACTTGGGCGATGCCAACCTCACCGGGGCAGACTTTAGCGGTGCTGACCTTAGCCTTGCTTATCTCGGTGATGCCAACTTAACTGGGGTCAATTTCATAGGTGCCAACCTTAGCGGTGCCAACCTCGGTGATGCCAACCTCAGTGGTGCCAACCTCAGTGGTGCTAACCTCAGTGGTGCCGACCTAAGTAGCACTAACCTTAGTGGTGCTAACCTAAGCTGTGCCAACCTTAGCCGCGCCGACCTCAACCGTGCCGACCTTAGCAGCACCAACCTCAGCCATGCTGACCTCAGCCGCGCCGACCTCAACCGCGCTGACCTCAGCAGCACTAACCTTAGCCATGCTGACCTCAGTAATGCCATCCTTTTCGGTGCGAATCTCAGCGAAGCCAACCTCAGCAGTGTCAACCTTAACCATGCTGATCTCTGCCGCGCTGACCTCAGTGGCGCTGATTTGAGTCACGCTATCCTCAACGGTACTAACCTCAGTGACACAATTCTTTTCAGTACCAACCTTAGTAATGCCATCCTCATCGCTGCCGATCTCAGCTATGCCAAACTTAACGGTGCTAAACTTAACAACGCCAGACTTAACGGCGCAATGTTCTTAGGTGCAGACCTCAGTGGCGTAGACCTGAGTCGGGTAACTCTCAACGAAGCCGACCTCAGTGGGGTTATTCTCAGCGAAGCCGACCTCAGTGGTGCAGACCTCACCGACGCTATCCTTTTCGGTACAGACTTCAGCTATGCCAACCTTAACAGTGCTAACCTCAGTGGTAGTAATCTCAGTGGTGCCATCCTCAATGGTGCGAATCTCAGCAACAGCAACCTCAACTATGCCATTCTTGGTGGTGCAGACCTCAGCGATGCCAATATGGAAAAAATGACATGGGGTAAAAAGCAGCAATGGGAAGGTGTGCGCGGGTTAGAGACAGCTGTTAATGTGCCGGAGGCATTGAAAGAAGAACTAGGATTGAATTGA
- a CDS encoding L,D-transpeptidase, which translates to MVRNESVGRMVMLLCFGTAFLSLAVHWRITTAVRQSEKSASTSMRRDSTLTNPKGSRSEGVYKNLSQVSLGELALGASVPPSEVAQGSTVQRAVKPKSSAIKPGTKSKIIKKNVVKVADRRRIVRRTPTLRSSVIKPQTQPQIIKKNVVATTELPTQTKLVAQAERQNPVADSWPKGLWSQASAQQIPSDSVANATTQVVVDLSDRRTYVYAGDEVIASYPIAVGKKGWETPTGSFQVIHMRHYPIWRHPITGKVFQAGTDSPLGDRWIGFWSDGRNEIGFHGTPDIDLVGTAVSHGCLRMRNSDVRMLYEQVSIGTTVLVRN; encoded by the coding sequence ATGGTAAGAAACGAATCTGTAGGGCGGATGGTAATGTTGCTTTGTTTTGGCACAGCATTTTTATCTTTAGCTGTCCATTGGCGCATTACTACGGCGGTACGGCAGTCTGAGAAGTCTGCATCTACTTCGATGCGGCGAGATTCTACCCTAACCAATCCTAAGGGAAGCCGCTCAGAGGGAGTCTACAAGAATCTGTCACAAGTTAGTTTAGGGGAACTTGCGCTGGGTGCATCTGTGCCACCTAGTGAAGTTGCCCAAGGCTCAACTGTCCAGAGGGCCGTTAAACCAAAGTCCTCTGCTATTAAGCCTGGAACTAAGTCGAAAATAATTAAGAAAAATGTAGTGAAAGTAGCTGATAGACGCAGAATAGTTCGGAGGACACCTACACTCAGGTCTTCTGTTATTAAGCCTCAAACTCAGCCTCAAATCATTAAGAAGAATGTAGTAGCTACAACTGAACTACCAACTCAGACAAAGCTTGTGGCACAAGCAGAAAGACAAAATCCGGTAGCGGATAGCTGGCCAAAAGGTCTATGGTCTCAGGCTTCAGCCCAACAAATACCATCTGACAGCGTAGCAAATGCCACGACGCAAGTGGTAGTTGATTTAAGCGATCGCCGCACTTATGTATACGCAGGAGATGAAGTGATAGCCAGCTACCCAATCGCTGTAGGTAAGAAAGGTTGGGAAACGCCCACAGGTTCTTTTCAGGTGATCCACATGCGACATTATCCAATCTGGCGTCACCCGATCACGGGCAAGGTCTTTCAGGCTGGTACGGATAGCCCCTTGGGAGACAGATGGATTGGTTTCTGGTCAGATGGACGGAATGAAATTGGCTTTCATGGTACACCGGATATTGACCTGGTAGGAACGGCTGTATCCCACGGCTGCTTAAGAATGCGTAATTCTGATGTCCGAATGTTGTATGAGCAAGTCAGTATAGGGACAACAGTGTTAGTACGTAATTAA
- a CDS encoding M23 family metallopeptidase: MIIDNSASSSNQKLLGFDIKSLTANRRSINVLKGIFAVLPIALALPVDALQVKVTPTNPKLGDTLSVEINLDNPENATNPTVANGNNTYPAFKIAPNQYRALVPTTPLEKSGTRTLRVAGEGQVQNLAVNVLNRQFPVQRITLPPGKAGVDATTYELKRVAAFKALQTPEKYWNGVFLKPNAGRMSTNYGVRRYYNGTFAKDYYHRGLDYAGAAGSAVIAPAPGRVALVGRVSQGFRIHGNVVGIDHGQGVTSIFMHLSRINVKEGDFVKAGQLIGAVGSTGAATGPHLHWGLYVNGQSVDPTPWRTKVVN, from the coding sequence ATGATTATTGATAATAGCGCTAGTAGTTCAAACCAGAAGTTACTCGGTTTTGATATCAAAAGTTTGACAGCCAATCGCCGTTCAATAAATGTATTAAAGGGAATATTTGCTGTTCTCCCGATCGCCTTGGCATTGCCTGTAGATGCTTTACAAGTAAAGGTGACTCCAACTAATCCTAAATTAGGGGATACACTCTCAGTAGAGATTAATCTAGATAATCCAGAGAATGCGACAAATCCGACAGTAGCGAATGGCAATAATACATACCCAGCCTTTAAAATTGCCCCCAATCAGTACCGGGCTTTAGTTCCCACTACTCCGCTAGAAAAATCTGGAACTAGAACACTTCGGGTTGCGGGAGAGGGTCAAGTACAAAACTTGGCAGTGAATGTGCTTAATCGCCAGTTCCCCGTACAACGCATTACTTTGCCACCTGGCAAAGCCGGAGTGGATGCTACAACTTATGAACTTAAGCGTGTGGCAGCTTTCAAGGCACTACAAACACCAGAAAAATATTGGAATGGAGTATTTCTGAAGCCAAATGCAGGGCGGATGAGTACAAACTATGGTGTACGTCGCTACTATAATGGTACATTTGCAAAGGACTACTATCATCGTGGCCTTGACTACGCTGGTGCTGCCGGTTCAGCCGTAATTGCCCCAGCCCCTGGACGAGTTGCTTTGGTGGGTAGGGTATCCCAAGGGTTTCGGATACACGGTAACGTAGTTGGCATTGACCACGGTCAAGGAGTAACCAGTATTTTCATGCACCTGAGTCGGATTAACGTTAAAGAAGGTGATTTTGTGAAAGCTGGTCAACTGATTGGCGCAGTCGGTTCAACAGGTGCTGCGACGGGGCCACATTTACACTGGGGTCTGTATGTCAACGGACAATCTGTCGATCCAACACCTTGGCGAACTAAGGTTGTTAATTAG